A genomic region of Arachis stenosperma cultivar V10309 chromosome 9, arast.V10309.gnm1.PFL2, whole genome shotgun sequence contains the following coding sequences:
- the LOC130949058 gene encoding fructose-bisphosphate aldolase 3, chloroplastic yields the protein MAACASFAKLNSLSSPWISNNSFSSRSGSSSLLATRRDSLPIRATSYSDELVKTAKTIASPGRGILAIDESNATCGKRLASIGLDNTEVNRQAYRQLLLTTPGLGEYISGSILFEETLYQSTTDGKKFVDCLREENIVPGIKVDKGLVPLPGSNNESWCQGLDGLASRSAEYYKQGARFAKWRTVVSIPCGPSALAVKEAAWGLARYAAISQDNGLVPIVEPEILLDGDHPIERTLEVAEKVWSEVFFYLAQNNVIFEGILLKPSMVTPGAEHKEKASPETIAKYTLTMLRRRVPPAVPGIMFLSGGQSEVEATLNLNAMNQSPNPWHVSFSYARALQNTVLKTWQGRPENVETAQKSLLVRAKANSLAQLGRYSAEGESEEAKKGMFVKGYTY from the exons ATGGCCGCGTGTGCAAGCTTCGCCAAGCTCAACTCCTTGTCTTCCCCCTGGATCTCCAACAACTCCTTCTCTTCCCGCAGCGGATCCTCGTCTCTCCTCGCCACTCGCCGTGACTCCCTCCCGATCCGCGCCACCTCTTACTCCGACGAACTCGTCAAAACCGCT AAAACTATTGCATCTCCTGGTCGTGGAATTCTTGCCATTGATGAGTCCAATGCCACCTGTGGGAAGCGGTTGGCATCGATAGGATTGGACAACACAGAGGTCAATCGTCAGGCCTACAGGCAGCTTCTGCTGACCACACCCGGCCTTGGTGAATACATTTCTGgttccattctctttgaggaaACCCTTTACCAGTCAACAACCGATGGAAAGAAGTTTGTTGATTGCCTTCGTGAGGAGAACATTGTGCCTGGCATCAAAGTTGATAAG GGCTTGGTCCCACTACCAGGATCAAACAATGAATCTTGGTGCCAAGGGCTAGATGGATTGGCTTCAAGATCTGCTGAATACTACAAGCAAGGTGCTCGATTTGCCAAGTG GCGGACAGTTGTTAGCATTCCATGTGGTCCTTCTGCATTAGCTGTTAAGGAAGCAGCATGGGGACTTGCACGATATGCTGCTATCTCCCAG GACAATGGCCTTGTTCCAATTGTAGAGCCGGAAATTCTTCTAGATGGTGATCACCCGATTGAGAGGACATTAGAAGTGGCAGAGAAGGTCTGGTCAGAAGTCTTCTTTTATTTGGCTCAAAACAATGTCATTTTTGAGGGAATTTTGCTCAAACCTAGCATGGTTACACCTGGGGCCGAGCACAAGGAAAAGGCTTCTCCAGAAACCATTGCCAAATATACACTTACCATGCTTAGAAGAAGAGTTCCTCCTGCAGTCCCTGGAATCATG TTCTTGTCTGGTGGACAATCCGAGGTGGAAGCAACACTGAACCTTAATGCAATGAACCAAAGTCCCAACCCATGGCACGTTTCATTTTCATATGCACGAGCTCTGCAGAACACTGTGCTCAAGACATGGCAAGGACGCCCTGAGAATGTGGAAACGGCTCAAAAGTCTCTTTTGGTGCGCGCAAAAGCAAACTCCTTGGCTCAGTTGGGAAGATATTCTGCCGAGGGTGAAAGCGAAGAAGCCAAGAAGGGAATGTTTGTCAAGGGCTATACCTACTAG
- the LOC130950230 gene encoding uncharacterized protein LOC130950230, whose protein sequence is MTNERDTVTALTKKDHNDPLVVNVKDTSTGEITARKMSAIQVWYLKKEEKVMMELDGHGQGRDNGANLLVRFLGLMARGATLCPISIQRWDQMPEDNTKKQWNYIEENFEFDYAAGIKWALRTLGDRWKAYKYLLRNIYFYPNKTKEEILATKIDSDIPPIEWAAFVHHYTNPKTKKQCLQNRNNREKLQVSHAGGSKNNARRANEMEKKLRRPVCLSEVILSTLVKKNGNYVNGGHNLAEQILEHLPEDQERAAAEGVPSKVLAHPNDAIGKVFGAENVGRVRGFSSAVCPVGFGKSKRIFGFTTGGVSSNVSQQHVLNLEKQVETLEKKLDEYEETKIQLATLHKFLSLKYGDEVPSMSGDMSDI, encoded by the exons ATGACGAATGAGCGTGATACAGTGACTGCACTCACTAAAAAAGATCATAACGACCCTTTAGTTGTGAATGTCAAAG ACACTTCTACCGGAGAAATTACAGCTCGCAAAATGAGTGCCATTCAAGTTTGGtatttgaaaaaagaagaaaaagtcatGATGGAACTTGATGGCCATGGACAAGGTCGAGATAATGGCGCAAATTTATTGGTACGGTTTCTGGGTTTAATGGCCCGTGGAGCAACGCTGTGTCCAATTTCAATTCAAAGATGGGATCAGATGCCTGAAGACAACACAAAAAAGCAGTGGAACTATATTGAA GAAAACTTTGAGTTTGATTATGCTGCTGGCATTAAATGGGCACTAAGAACATTGGGTGATCGATGGAAAGCCTACAAATATTTGTTAcggaatatttatttttatcctaataaaacaaaagaagaaattCTAGCAACTAAGATTGATTCAGATATACCTCCTATTGAATGGGCGGCTTTTGTGCATCACTACACAAATCCTAAGACAAAG AAACAGTGCTTGCAAAATAGAAATAATCGAGAGAAGCTTCAAGTATCACATGCTGGTGGTAGTAAAAACAATGCTAGAAGAGCAAATGAAATG GAAAAAAAGTTAAGAAGACCTGTATGTCTGAGTGAAGTTATTCTGTCGACTctggtgaagaagaatggaaatTATGTAAATGGTGGGCACAATTTAGCG GAGCAAATATTAGAGCATTTGCCTGAAGATCAAGAACGTGCTGCTGCTGAAGGAGTACCTTCGAAAGTGTTAGCTCATCCTAATGATGCAATTGGAAAGGTCTTTGGTGCTGAAAATGTAGGGCGTGTGCGAGGTTTTAGTAGTGCTGTATGTCCAGTAGGTTTTGGCAAGTCTAAGCGTATTTTTGGATTTACAACCGGAGGAGTCTCCAGCAACGTATCTCAGCAGCATGTGTTAAATTTAGAGAAGCAGGTTGAAACATTAGAAAAAAAGTTAGACGAATATGAAGAAACCAAAATTCAATTGGCAACTCTGCAcaaatttttatcattaaaataTGGCGATGAAGTACCTAGTATGTCTGGTGATATGTCAGACATTTAG
- the LOC130948741 gene encoding DExH-box ATP-dependent RNA helicase DExH5, mitochondrial, which yields MPFIILSSSQPSLLTAKALKPSIHAMKDRPTLSSYGAIYVPPHHRLRSVITSANYNSSAPSVAKLRDHRGAALNPRPVASAAPTTVHRSQTTLPEQIPDKGNSRFVSAYDDVVSEEGSDREFEAPSFRSASPNDNVDEWKRKLTLLLNDKSKQELLSREKKDRRDFDQIALLASRMGLYSHMYAKVVVFSKVPLPNYRYDLDDRRPQREVSMPITLLRRVDAYFEEHLTRKSKMKESFSDVSFTRSSSNSSIGTDEGLFEHPEPLASSKAVGEKILRRRSLQMHDQQQAWQESPEGRRMLEFRRGLPAYKEKEAILSLLSRNQVVVISGETGCGKTTQIPQFILESEIESVRGAACNIICTQPRRISAMSVSERVAYERGEKLGESVGYKVRLEGMKGRDTHLLFCTTGILLRRLLADRNLTGVTHVIVDEIHERGMNEDFLLIVLKDLLPHRPEMKLILMSATLDSELFSSYFNGAPVMNIPGFTYPVRTHFLEDILEMTGYRLTTSNQIDDYGQERMWKMNKQVPRKRKSQIAYVVEDAIRAADFKDYSPQTQESLSCWNPDCIGFSLIEYILCMICENERPGAVLVFMTGWDDISTLKEKFLAHPVLGDPNRVLLLTCHGSMGSSEQRLIFEEPKDGVRKIVLATNIAETSITINDVVFVLDCGKAKETSYDALNNTPCLLPTWISKVSAQQRRGRAGRVQPGVCYHIYPRCVYDAFAEYQLPEILRTPLQSLCLQIKSLRLGSIPEFLSRALQSPEILAVQNAIEYLKIIGALDENENLTTLGSYLTMLPMEPKLGKMLILGAIFNCLDPILTVAAGLSVRDPFLTPLDKKDLAEAAKSQFAGAYSDHLALIKAYEGWKDAELDMGGCEYCWKNFLSAQSMKAIDALRREFRCLLKDIGLVDSNTANCNLWSCDVNLIRAVICFGLYPGICAVVHNEKSFSLKTMEDGQVLLYSNSVNARETRIPYPWLLFNEKIKVNSVFLRDSTAVPDAVVLLFGGNLLKGDADGHLKMLGGYLEFFMEPPVADLYQCVKRELDDLIQRKLLFPKMSIHLYDELLSAVRLLISIDTCEGKFVFGRRVFKPAKSTVMTTSHPASISRTESGPGGDNSKSQLQTLLTRAGYAAPSYKTKQLKNNQFRATVEFNGMQIMGQPCSNKKSAEKDAAAEALQWLMGGKQSGSEYISHMSKLLKKSKKDHN from the exons ATGCCCTTCAttattctctcttcttcacaacCTTCTTTGTTGACCGCCAAAGCCCTAAAACCTTCGATTCACGCCATGAAGGACCGCCCTACGCTGTCCTCTTATGGCGCCATTTACGTTCCCCCGCACCACCGCCTCCGCTCCGTCATCACTTCCGCCAATTACAACTCCTCCGCTCCCTCTGTAGCCAAGCTCCGCGATCACCGTGGCGCAGCTCTAAACCCTAGACCCGTTGCGTCAGCTGCTCCTACCACTGTGCATCGCTCGCAAACGACGTTGCCGGAGCAAATTCCTGACAAGGGGAATTCGCGCTTTGTTTCAGCTTACGACGACGTGGTTTCCGAGGAAGGCTCCGATCGTGAATTCGAGGCTCCCTCATTTCGG AGTGCTTCACCAAATGATAATGTTGATGAGTGGAAGAGGAAGCTAACCTTGCTCTTAAACGACAAGAGTAAGCAAGAGTTGTTGTCCAGGGAGAAAAAGGATAGGCGTGATTTTGATCAAATTGCGCTTTTGGCAAGCAGAATGGGGCTGTATAG CCACATGTATGCAAAGGTTGTTGTCTTCAGTAAGGTTCCACTTCCAAACTATAGATATGACTTGGACGATAGGCGGCCGCAGAGGGAG GTGAGCATGCCTATAACTTTGTTAAGGCGAGTTGATGCATACTTTGAGGAACACCTTACCCGAAAGTCCAAGATGAAGGAAAGCTTTTCAGATGTATCATTTACAAGATCAAGCAGTAACAGTAGTATTGGTACAGATGAAGGGCTTTTTGAGCACCCTGAGCCACTTGCATCTAGTAAGGCTGTTGGGGAGAAAATACTTAGGCGGAGGAGCTTGCAAATGCATGATCAGCAGCAAGCATGGCAG GAATCTCCAGAAGGAAGAAGAATGCTAGAATTTCGCAGGGGTCTCCCTGCTTATAAAGAGAAAGAAGCAATATTGTCTCTCTTATCAAGAAATCAG GTAGTTGTCATCTCAGGCGAAACAGGTTGTGGCAAGACAACTCAAATTCCACAGTTTATTTTAGAATCTGAGATAGAATCAGTTCGAGGAGCTGCTTGTAATATCATATGCACACAACCAAGACGCATATCAGCTATGTCTGTTTCTGAAAGGGTTGCCTATGAGAGAGGGGAGAAATTGGGTGAATCT GTTGGATATAAAGTTCGATTGGAGGGTATGAAGGGGAGAGATACCCATCTTCTCTTTTGCACCACGGGCATCTTATTAAGAAGATTGCTAGCTGATAGAAACTTAACAGGTGTAACTCATGTTATCGTGGATGAAATTCATGAGCGTGGGATGAATGAAG ATTTTCTGCTTATCGTCCTTAAAGATCTCCTTCCGCACCGACCTGAAATGAAACTGATTTTGATGAGTGCTACCCTAGATTCAGAGCTCTTCTCTTCTTACTTTAATGGGGCACCAGTTATGAATATTCCG GGCTTCACATATCCCGTTAGAACTCATTTTTTGGAGGACATTCTTGAAATGACGGGCTACAGATTGACAACTTCTAATCAAATTGATGATTATGGTCAAGAAAGGATGTGGAAAATGAACAAACAGGTCCCAAGAAAGAGGAAAAGCCAAATTGCTTATGTTGTCGAG GATGCTATTAGAGCTGCTGATTTCAAAGATTACAGCCCACAGACACAGGAGTCTTTGTCGTGTTGGAATCCTGATTGTATTGGATTTAGTCTCATAGAATATATCCTATGCATGATATGTGAGAATGAAAGGCCTGGTGctgttttagtttttatgaCTGGATGGGATGATATAAGCACTTTGAAAGAGAAGTTTTTGGCTCATCCTGTCTTAGGAGATCCAAATCGAGTTTTGTTGCTTACCTGTCATGGCTCAATGGGCAGTTCAGAACAG AGGTTAATATTTGAAGAACCCAAAGATGGAGTAAGAAAAATAGTGCTTGCAACAAATATCGCTGAAACGAGTATCACAATAAATGACGTTGTTTTTGTGCTTGACTGCggaaaagcaaaagaaacatCATATGATGCACTGAATAACACGCCCTGTTTGCTTCCAACATGGATCTCTAAGGTTTCTGCCCAACAG AGACGAGGAAGAGCTGGTCGTGTTCAACCTGGAGTGTGTTACCATATCTATCCTAGATGTGTATATGATGCATTTGCTGAGTATCAATTGCCAGAAATTTTGAGGACACCCTTGCAATCTCTGTGTCTGCAAATAAAAAGTCTAAGACTTGGAAGCATACCTGAGTTCTTGTCTAGGGCTTTGCAGTCTCCGGAGATCCTTGCG GTACAAAATGCTATTGAGTATTTGAAAATAATTGGGGCTTTGGATGAGAATGAGAATTTGACTACTCTAG GGTCCTATCTGACAATGCTTCCCATGGAACCCAAACTTGGCAAGATGCTTATATTAGGGGCTATCTTCAATTGCCTGGATCCAATATTAACTGTGGCTGCTGGTCTTAGTGTGAGAGATCCTTTCCTAACACCACTGGACAAAAAAGAC CTTGCAGAGGCAGCAAAATCTCAGTTTGCTGGAGCATATAGTGACCACCTTGCACTTATAAAGGCTTACGAGGGTTGGAAAGATGCAGAATTAGACATGGGAGGATGTGAATATTGCTGGAAAAATTTTCTTTCAGCACAATCAATGAAAGCCATTGATGCTCTTAGGAGAGAGTTCAGATGCCTGCTCAAGGATATTGGATTAGTTGATAGCAATACAGCCAACTGCAACTTGTGGAGCTGTGATGTGAATCTTATCCGGGCAGTTATTTGCTTTGGTCTATATCCTGGAATTTGCGCTGTTGTG CACAATGAAAAGTCATTCTCTTTGAAAACAATGGAGGATGGTCAAGTGCTCCTATATTCG AACTCCGTCAATGCTCGGGAAACTAGAATTCCATATCCATGGTTACTTTTTAATGAGAAGATAAAAGTGAACTCTGTTTTCCTCCGCGACTCCACAGCTGTGCCTGATGCAGTGGTGCTTCTGTTTGGTGGAAACTTATTGAAAGGGGATGCT gatggccacctaAAAATGTTGGGAGGATATCTGGAGTTCTTCATGGAACCTCCTGTTGCTGATCTGTACCAGTGTGTAAAGAGAGAACTTGATGACTTAATTCAAAGAAAA CTACTTTTTCCAAAGATGAGCATACACTTGTATGATGAACTCCTATCAGCAGTGCGGTTGCTGATTTCCATAGACACATGTGAAGGCAAATTTGTATTTGGTCGTCGGGTCTTTAAACCAGCAAAGTCAACAGTGATGACCACATCACAtccagcatcaatttcaaggaCTGAGAGTGGCCCTGGGGGTGATAATTCTAAAAGTCAGCTCCAGACCTTACTCACAAGAGCAGGATATGCTGCACCCAGCTACAAGACTAAACAATTGAAGAATAATCAGTTTCGGGCTACAGTTGAGTTCAACGGAATGCAGATAATGGGCCAACCCTGTAGCAATAAGAAAAGTGCAGAAAAAGATGCTGCAGCTGAGGCCTTGCAGTGGCTGATGGGTGGAAAACAGTCAGGCAGTGAGTATATCAGTCACATGTCCAAGTTGCTAAAGAAAAGTAAGAAGGATCACAACTGA